CACTTCATTATGTCCATGGAATGTCCATCCTTTACCCTCAATGAATTTTTTTGTAACAGGTTTACCAATATCATGAACTAAAGCAGCAAATCTGAGCTCAAATTTATCAGTGTATCTGGAAATATTATCAAGTACCTGAAGAGTATGATAAAATACATCTTTATGGTGATACCCATTTTTCTGTTCTACCCCTTTGAGAGCATCAATTTCTGGTAAAATCAGAGATAAAATACCAGCTTTTTGCATTAGTATAAATCCCTGTGATGGTCTAAAAGGAGCCATTATAATTTTTTTTAGTTCTTCGGTAATTCTTTCCTGGGATATTATAGACAGTCTATCCTTAACCTTTTTGATTGCGTTAAAAGTATTTTGCTCAATTCTAAACCCCAGCTGGGTGGCGAATCTTATAGCTCTTAATATTCTTAAAGGATCATCAGAGAAAGTAGTTATTGGATCTAGTGGCGTGCGTATAATACCAGCATCCAGGTCCCTTAGCCCATCGAAATAGTCTATGAGTGTGAAGATTCTATCTTCATTTAGTGGCATTGCAAGTGTATTAATAGTAAAATCTCTCCTTGCAATGTCTTCGTGCAACCCACTTTCAAATACAATAGGTTTGCGAGTATTTGATTTATAGATTTCTTTTCTTGCGGTTGTTACTTCGATATTTACGTTGCGATAGGGTATAGAGGCGGTTCCGAATTCTTTATATTCTATTACCCTTTTTAATCTAAATGAATGAGCAATTTTATTCGCAAAGTCTATACCGTCACCAATCACTGTTATATCTATATCTTTTGTGGGTCTACCGAGAAGCTTATCCCTTAAGACACCGCCTACAAGATAGACCTCTACATTATTTTGATCGGCTAATTTCCCTATTCGTTTTATTATTTTCGTTAACCTGTCTTCCTCAGGAAATAAGTACTTTAAAAATGCCATGGTTAAAATCACTCTAATTTATCAAAGAAGCTTAATATAAGCAAAAATTGTATACAACAATATTCAGTTTTTTATAAAACATCTCTCTTACATTAAAGGGTAAATATTGTATTAAGTTTTTCTTTTTTCGCCGTAATATCTTTTCTTGACAATTTGAAATTTAAATGTTATAATTCGTGCCTGATTTATGGGAGGTTATTTTTATGGAATTTTTAGAGTTAGTCAAAAAGAGATTTAGTTTGAGGAATTATTCTAATAAAAGAATAGAAAGAAAGGATATAGAAAAATGTCTTGAAGCTGTGAGACTTGCTCCATCAGCGGATAATTCTCAGCCATGGTATTTTATTATAGTTGATAAAGAAAAGGAAAAGAACGAGCTAGCAGATATAGCTTTTTCAGGGGTATATTCAATGAATTCTTTTGCGAAGAGAGCTCCCGTTCTAGTTGTGGTTCTGGATAACAGTAAAAATATTATTGCTAGAGCTGCAGGTGTAATGAGAAATGTGAAGTTCAGCCTTATTGATATTGGGATAGGGGTTGAGCATTTTGTATTACAGGCTGAAGAGTTAGGTATTGGCACCTGCTGGCTTGGATGGTTTAATGAAAAGGGAGTAAAGAAATATTTGAATATACCGAGGACTAAAAGGGTAGTAACAATGCTTGCAATGGGATATCCTCCAGAAGGATATATTATTAAAGAAAAGAAGAGAAAAAGGATAGATGAGATAAGAACCTATTTCGAGAAGGAGAAATAAAGACTATGCCAAATTCATATTTATCCAAGATAAGGAATATAGGGCTGGTAGCCCACATAGACGCAGGTAAGACTACGACGACAGAGAGATTGCTTTTCTTTTCAGGGAAAACCTATAAGATGGGTGAGGTTCATGATGGCAAAGCGGTAATGGATTTTATGAAGCAGGAGCAGGAACGCGGTATAACAATTTCTTCGGCCGCTATTACTACCAGCTGGAAAGGGCACCAGATAAATATAATAGATACACCAGGGCATATTGATTTCACTATTGAGGTTGAGAGGTCTTTAAGAGTTCTCGATGGTATTGTTATGATTTTTTGTGCCGTTGGAGGTGTAGAACCGCAGAGTGAGACGGTATGGCACCAAGCTGATAAATATAAAGTGCCGAGAATTGCTTTTGTAAATAAGATGGATAGACAGGGGGCTGATTTCTTCCACGTTGTTGATATGATGAATGAAATGCTTGGAGCCAATGCAGTTCCTTTCCAGTTACCTGTTGGTAAAGAAAATGAATTCAGAGGGATGATAGATCTGGTAACCATGAAATATATAACCTATAATGACCTGGATTTGTT
The sequence above is drawn from the Candidatus Neomarinimicrobiota bacterium genome and encodes:
- a CDS encoding HD domain-containing protein; translation: MAFLKYLFPEEDRLTKIIKRIGKLADQNNVEVYLVGGVLRDKLLGRPTKDIDITVIGDGIDFANKIAHSFRLKRVIEYKEFGTASIPYRNVNIEVTTARKEIYKSNTRKPIVFESGLHEDIARRDFTINTLAMPLNEDRIFTLIDYFDGLRDLDAGIIRTPLDPITTFSDDPLRILRAIRFATQLGFRIEQNTFNAIKKVKDRLSIISQERITEELKKIIMAPFRPSQGFILMQKAGILSLILPEIDALKGVEQKNGYHHKDVFYHTLQVLDNISRYTDKFELRFAALVHDIGKPVTKKFIEGKGWTFHGHNEVAVPMIKTICRRLRLPNKVMNYAAKLTKLHLRPIALAEDGVTDSAVRRLIVDADEDLDDLITLCRADVTSKNPEKVAEYMGNFDRVVEKINQVKEKDRLRAFQSPVRGDEIMKICNINPGPAVGYIKKNIEEAILNGIIQNNHDDALDYLLKNKDKWLEEFNKKNSKDN
- a CDS encoding nitroreductase family protein, giving the protein MEFLELVKKRFSLRNYSNKRIERKDIEKCLEAVRLAPSADNSQPWYFIIVDKEKEKNELADIAFSGVYSMNSFAKRAPVLVVVLDNSKNIIARAAGVMRNVKFSLIDIGIGVEHFVLQAEELGIGTCWLGWFNEKGVKKYLNIPRTKRVVTMLAMGYPPEGYIIKEKKRKRIDEIRTYFEKEK